The Microtus ochrogaster isolate Prairie Vole_2 chromosome 10, MicOch1.0, whole genome shotgun sequence genome contains the following window.
ttcttcctctatttgtattttttttaatgtggctaGAACCTGAGGCCTCATGCGTACGAGGCAAGTGCTCAGCCACTGAACTACACACTCCCGACTCCCTCTCTGTaccttttggttgttgttttgagagagggtctctctatacagccttggctgtcctggaactcactttgtagatcagtctgactttgaactcacagagagctgccacccaagtactgggattacaggcatgcaccaccatgtctggctttctaTATATGTGTCTGAGATGGGGTtctgttctgtagcccaggctggcctggaatttgtcttagcttctcaagggctgggattacaggttgcACCACTTGGCCtagtgcctctgtgtgtgtattatttattttttgagactaggtttctctgttggctcctgtcctggaactcattctgtagactaggctggccttgaactcacacagatctgtctgtctctacctggCCCCCcactcgagtgctggaattaaagacatgtgccaccaccacccggctagcctCTGTATATCTTGACATACATATTTGTATGTTTAGGGACCAGCTCTTATTCTACTTAGTAGTCCTATGGACTTTGGTATACATGTGTGGTTTTGTCAGTTAAACTCCGGGATAGTTTTATGTGCCTgtctgacagttttttttttttttNNNNNNNNNNNNNNNNNNNNNNNNNNNNNNNNNNNNNNNNNNNNNNNNNNNNNNNNNNNNNNNNNNNNNNNNNNNNNNNNNNNNNNNNNNNNNNNNNNNNctctgtagaccaggctggtctcgaactcacagagatccgcctgcctctgcctcccgagtgctgggattaaaggagtgcgccaccaccgcccggcctgtctGACAGTTTTATGTGCCAAGATGAATaagtgtttggtttttattatctgtgtgtATCCTGTGAAATGGTTGGCTTGATTCCGAGATCATCCAACTATGACTAGGTatgtctgagttttctttttttctccacctTGCTGGGGTTCAAACCTGGGACCTTTGcatatgccaggcaagtgcttttaccagtGAAAGATGTCCCTCTGCTATAGCAATTACAATTAAGTCCCATGTGTATGTAACCAAGATTTACTCTATTCAATTTTGTTTATGtgatagaaagagaaaatgtgaatGCCTGGAACATAGACACTCAAAGGGtgtttgtgttgtatgtgtgtgtgttttttattttgttttgtttttttttttttgagacatggtttctctgtagctttggagcctatcctggaactagctcttgtagaccaggctggcctcaaactcacagaaatccacctgcctctgcctcccgagtgctgggattaaaggcatgcgctgccaccacccggcatatgtgtatgttcttatgtatgtgcacatgtgtgtacatgcgtgtaaAGGCCAGAATTGGTCTCAAGTgtctcttttatctttctcttttttctttttttaaagatttatttatttattatgtatacagtgttctctctgcatggATACcaccagaccagaagagggcaccagatctcattgcagatggctgtgagccaccatgtagttgctgggaattgaactcaggaagagcagtcagtgctcttaacctctgagccatctctccagcccctcttttatctttctttatcttatattttggagatgaaatctctcactgaacctgaagcttaccAATTAGGCTATACCAGTGTGCCAGGAAGCCTACAGCATCCTGTTGTCTCCACCACCACCGTGCAGGGAGTACagatgtgcactgtggcatgagagatggagatccaaactcaagtcttcacgTTTGCATAGCACGCACTGTatcaactgagtcatctccccagtcctaagTTTAAAAAGATACTTACTTGTcgaaatgtgtgtatgtgtaccacatttgcACGGtggccccagaggccagaagagaaagtcagaacTGAAAGTTAGGAAGTGAAACTTAGGTATTTGctagccatctgatgtgggtgctggaatcttcTTGTCTACCCAGGGACTGGTTCTTGAAGGGAAACCTCCTCATTATCATGGTCAGCTTTCTAATCATCTTGCCTCTGGCTCTCATGAAACACCTGGGTAAGGAGGCTTCCTGGGTTGGTCATTGGGTGGCAGGGGTCAGAGCATGGGCACTAAGTAGAAAAAGCCCTTATTATTTCCCAtattaagtttgtttttattttggtcctggagactgaacctaggaGTGCACACAGACTAGGCAAGTGTAATACCACTGGGCTATATTGCCAGtctgaaaaaaaagagacattttcAATGGTTGTGGAATGctgagagggtggggagggcttGTCTGATTTGGCTTTTAGCAGATTGGTAGGAGTTTTCTACAGAGGGAGGTTGGTTCAGGTGGAAATGGAAGCGTATTCGAAGGACAGAGTAAGGCTTTGATGTTCGGTGTACTGGGTTTCTTGATTTCCAAGGCTCTGTTATCACTTCTTGTAGGCTACTTGGGGTATACGAGCAGCCTCTCTCTGACCTGCATGCTGTTTTTCCTCGTTTCGGTAAGTTAGCGAGGACATGAATGGCAGGAGGCGGCGGGGGAGAGTTTGAGACACTGAGGCATAGGCAAAACCTTCTTTGCAACTTTGTTTCCTTACTTGGGATACCCAGGTCATCTATAAGAAGTTCCAGCTTGGCTGTGATGTGAGCCACAATGACACAGCAGTGGAGGGTGAACAGCCTCCCATCCAGGGGTTTAACAGCAGCTGTGAGGCTAAGCTGTTCACAGTTGACTCACAGGTAGGTATGCAGGCAGGTAGGAGCTTGTACCACACTGGGCCCTCTTGCCCTATCccaacatttcattttttaaaatcagagtaCTGGGCTTTGGGGGCTGTGTCATGTGCCCTACTTCAAAGGTAATGGGGACTACTCAAAGGGTTCTAATTCTATATTCATGGACCATTCCCCAGATGTCTTACACGGTCCCTATTATGGCTTTTGCCTTTGTCTGCCACCCTGAGGTGCTGCCCATCTACACAGAGCTATGCCGGTGAGTAGAGTAGATGGGCGTTGTGATCAGCCATCTAGAGGGGGGCAGTAGCCATAATGTCTGGCAGTCTCCGTAGCAACCTTGGTATGGTATCTTGAGGGTGGCTGGTTTTGACAAAGGAGGGATTTGGAGTGTTTATGAAACCTCAGGGATGCAGAGAAGTGACTATTTACTGACTGGATTTAAGTAGTACACTCTTCTAATGCCCAGAATAAATGTGAACAGAGTGAACAGAGTCGGGAGGCAGGGATCAGATGAGttgatggaagaggaggagagatgagGTCGAGGAAGCAAGGATGATCCGATGGCTGGAGAGGGACAGGTGGACAGAAGGGAGGCAGGACTGGGGTTTTTAGAGGATCCGACAGAAGGGGGCAATATAGATGTCagatggaggaaaaggcagagatggtCATAGGGGCAGAGACATAGATGGACGGATAGGGGAGGCTTGGCTAGTTAcccaagggaggcagagatagagtgTCAGTGTGTACCAGTTGAACATTGTTGGTCCTAGGAGGAAGGAGACTCTGGAGGGTGGGAGCCAGTTTTGAGGGTACACAAGTTCAAGGGTATGGCCATGACAGTTCCATGATCTATACATTCCAGGCCCACCCAGCGCAGGATGCAAGCTGTGGCCAACATGTCCATCGGGGCTATGTTCATCATGTATGGGCTCACAGCCACCTTTGGATACCTGACCTTCTACAGTGAGTGTGGCTGGGGCCATGGGTGGGAGTAGAGACCGAGCCTGGGCGAGAGCAGAAGCCTCTGAGCTTTTGCATTCCAGGACCTCAGGCCCATCAGTTTTCAAAAAGTAGAGTAAACATCATGTGTGTAGACTTTCTCATCATATGTGTCATGGTTTCTGGGCTACTGAGCCTAGTGTTCTTGTATCTTGTGTTccaggcactgtgaaggcagagaTGCTGGAAATGTACACCCAGGAGGATCTGCTCATTCTTTGTGTGCGTCTGGCTGTGCTGCTTGCTGTAACCCTGACTGTGCCAGTTGTGCTTTTCCCTGTGAGTGGGGGCAAGGAGGGCCTGGGGATTGAAGGAATAAGGGGATGAGCAGAGGGAAGAACGGGCCTGGTGAACAGAGAAGGCAAAAATAGATGGTTGGACAAAAGGGGACCTGGAGTCAGGTATGTAGCTCAGTTTGCAGAGTGCTTCTTAACgtacatgaggccctgggtgAGATCCCCAGCACTGTTTTAAATAGTATATAgtggtatgtgcctgtaatcctagctctctggaagtagagacaggaggattaggagttcaaggtcattcttagctacagtgttgagtttgaggcctgtctgtgctacatgagatcctatctcaaaaaccactAATAAAGAAGGGACAGGGTGGTGAAGATAGTCAGATAGCGAGAGAGGCAGGGCTTTCAGACGGGGTAAAAGGATAGGTAATGGTCAGAGGGGGAGGTGGGGATGAACAAAAGAGGAGTCAGGATTTCCGTAGTGGTGGAAGCAACGATAGAGTCATATGGAAAAAGGAGATGTGGCCTGTTGAGGTAGAGGCATAGATACCTGGTCAGACAGGATGAAGGCATAGATAGTGGGGTAGGAAATCAAGGATCTTAGACCGAGTAGAAACAGACAGGATCACATACCAGAGGGGACAGCATGTGAGTCCTGCCCCCTGTCCTGCCCTTCCTTACCTGCAGATCCGCCGAGCCCTACAGCAGCTGCTCTTCCCAAGCAAGGCCTTCAGTTGGACACGACATGTGGCCATAGCCCTGATCCTGCTGATTTTGGTCAATGTCCTTGTCATTTGTGTGCCAACCATCCGAGATATCTTTGGGTTTATTGGTCAGTATCTTCAACCTCAGTTCCTTGCCCTAGCTAATATGGGCCTTGCCTTCAGACTTAGGTTGATtgctgtcctcttctgtccttcaggATCCACCTCAGCCCCTAGCCTCATCTTCATCCTTCCCAGTGTCTTCTATCTACGTATTGTTCCTTCTGAGGTGGAACCCTTATTTTCCTGGCCCAAGATCCAGGTGAGTATCTCAGGAAGGAGTGCTGGGGAAAGAAGTAGCATTCTGAAGAGCGACCACTTGCTCCAAGAGGGCTAAAAATGACAGGAGCATTATCCAGATGAGGTTGGGAGAGGAAGGAGCATCCAGGAAGAGGGACAGGTTGTGAGAAAGAGTGAAGGTGATTGTCTTGGGAAGGGGTAGAGCAGATAGAATAGATAGAACACAAGCAacatttgggaagagagagaacactctAGAAGGACTGGTAGACTGAGCTCGTGGTTCAGTTGCAGCGGGCTTCCCTAGCATTTTTGAATCTCTAGGGTCTGTGTCCAGCAGTGCAAAGTGGGGAGAGGACTAGTATAGAGAGAGGACTCTTCAGGTAGATGGAGGGAGCACCATTGGGGAGAGAGGCAGCGATACTCTGAAAAAGTGATGGAGGGAATTAATTCCCAGAAGGTTCTGAAAAGATGGGATAGCTGCTTGCTTTGAGGGCTGGGAGAATAGAGGAGGGCCAGGAATGGATGGGCTTTGTCTGAAAGGGGTTCAAGAGCATTCTCTGGAATGCTTTGGTGGGTGATCCTGGCCAACTccaccttttcttcctcttgctcACAGGCCCTGTGTTTTGGCATCCTGGGAGTCCTCTTCATGGCCATCAGCCTGGGCTTTATGTTTGCCAACTGGGCCACAGGCCAGAGCCGTATGTCTGGACACTGACCTGGCCTGGCCTGCCTCACTCAGTCCCCATGTTCACAGGCATGTGTATGAGGGCATCCAAGTCACTTTCCTGAGTTCCTCCTGCGTGGGATGTGGAGGTGGCTGGTCTCTCTTATATTAACATTGCTGCCAGAGATGGGGACAGTCGAAGCTGTAGAGTAGTTCACTTTCCTTCTCCATAGGGTTGCCTTACTTCTACTGCCAACCCcgtgagaggaggaggggaggccaGGTCCTTAGAAGGGTTCTTACCCAACATAGTTTTCACTTTCTAGATGAAGCTGTTGTCAGGGTTATATTGGGGCTCAAAGGGAAGAATAAAGATGCTGAATGAAACCCTGGTCTGAACCTTCTGATATTTCTCAAAGACTTATTGGGAGAAACAAGCCCAAGTGAAGGCAGGGTAAACTGAGGCTACGAGTAGAACtgtgttctttctcatctgtTCCGCCTTTTCTCCATTCCTCCGGTGACTCTGCACTCAACCCAATCACATGCCCGTTTACTTACTCAGCAGTGACTGTGAGCTTGGGAATATAGCAGTGAATGTTCCAACTGCCATAGATAGAGCCATGGACCAAATAGATCATAGTGCTTCCgtacaagagagaaaaatggtCTAACTTTGGTCTGCTTCCTACTTCTGGGGGTCCTTGGACTAAAAACGTCT
Protein-coding sequences here:
- the Slc38a5 gene encoding sodium-coupled neutral amino acid transporter 5 — protein: MAISCAVGMEMQDPKMNGALSAGAEGYRQEREGFLATHGTAPGRKPVQFMDFEGKTSFGMSVFNLSNAIMGSGILGLAYAMAHTGIIFFLALLLCIALLSSYSIHLLLTCASVVGIRAYEQLGQRAFGPAGKVVVAVIICLHNVGAMSSYLFIIKSELPLVIGTFLHMDPEGDWFLKGNLLIIMVSFLIILPLALMKHLGYLGYTSSLSLTCMLFFLVSVIYKKFQLGCDVSHNDTAVEGEQPPIQGFNSSCEAKLFTVDSQMSYTVPIMAFAFVCHPEVLPIYTELCRPTQRRMQAVANMSIGAMFIMYGLTATFGYLTFYSTVKAEMLEMYTQEDLLILCVRLAVLLAVTLTVPVVLFPIRRALQQLLFPSKAFSWTRHVAIALILLILVNVLVICVPTIRDIFGFIGSTSAPSLIFILPSVFYLRIVPSEVEPLFSWPKIQALCFGILGVLFMAISLGFMFANWATGQSRMSGH